From Cloacibacillus sp.:
TATATGCGGACCCCAGCTTCTATCAGCGTTTTTCCGCCAGCAACACGGCAAAGACCGGGCGTCGCGCAATGCTTACTTGCTTCTGCCTGTGGCTTATTTTTGACGCAGTAACAAATATAGCCGGCATGGCAGTCCGTGTACAGTATCCCGGTGCGCAGCCCGAACTCTCATATGTGAAGATGGTGCTTTCGCATCTGCCGGTAGGCATCCGCGCATTTTTCATAATAGGGCTCTTCGGAGCGATTATTTCCACACTGGACAGCTACTATCTCATTGGCGGTACGACGCTTGCGAAGGATATATACGCCCGTATCTTCGACCAGGAAAAAATCAGTGATAAAAAACTGGTCAATCTCAGCCGCATTGGCTCGGCGATGTTGGGAATAATTGGCCTTTGTCTAGCATTCCGTTTTACGCTTGTCTACGATGCTTTTGTTTTCCTTATCAGCCTCTGGATGTCCACCGGTTTTGTGCCGGTGCTGATGGCGCTTATGTATGAAGGCAAGAAAACGAAGGCCGCAGGGCTTCTTTCTATGGCGGCGGGCGGTCTCTCATTTGCGTGGCTTTCACTCTGGCCCGTTACGATCTCGCAGAGCTTTGGTTCACTGGAACCAATTCTCGTCTCACTTCCGCTTTCCTTCATTTTCTGGCTAGTTGGCAGCAGGATAGGGGAAGATACCGGATACGACCACAAATCGGTCAGATGCTAGGAGGAATGTAAAGATGGCAAATCAGAATGACAGTCAGAGAATCAGCAACGAAGAAAGAAGCGATCTTAAGATATCTTGGCTCGGCATTGACGGTTTCCTCTGCCTCTGCTATGTGATTGAATCTATCGTTATAGGTTACAGCATGATCAACGACGTTGATTTCGTACTTGGCAAGGTGCTGCCTTACAGCGCGATGCTCATAACGCTCTGGATATTTCTGAAGTATATTACACAGGTGCTGCATTTTGCGCGCGGCACCCGCAAGGGCCGATAAGGTTTGGTTGCGGCGCGCCTGTAGGAGATTTCTATATGAAAATAACCTGTTTTACAATGAAAAAAAGTATTGAAGAGGCAGAAAAAGAGGCTCGCTGCAAAGGTTTCTTAGGCCGGCTCTTTGCAAGAAAAAAGCCTGACGAAATAGTGATGAAGACCATTTACATCGAAAACAGGCTTATCACCTTTGAGATGGTCAAAGAGGCGTCGGTCATTGACAGGCTGCTGAAACGCGCTCCATCAAGTAAAACTAGCAGGATCCGCATGATTGCGAACGGCTCCACCTGCGGAGTTTCCTATTACGACGACAGAGGAATACAAACCGGGGAGTTGGAAGTTCCCGAAGAGGCGCTGCAGCGTTCGGACTATTCCGATGACGCCCTTTCGCTCCGCGGAAACGCCCTCGCCCGTAGGATATTGCGCAGGCGCGTTGGGGGTAATATGCGGCTTGAGGTATCCTCCATCGAAAGTATTTATCGTCCCTATCACATAGCTTTTTTCGGTGCGCCGGAAGAGGGAAAAAAAGTGTTCTATTTGCCGATAGCCGCGGACGACTGTACTGTCAAAAGAACTTTTTAAAGTCAAATAATAATTCGAGCAAATAGCTAGGGAGGAATTTTTGTGAACGCAAAAGATATAAAAGAAGTGGTCCTCAATAAGGACTACAAACTTGAGGAGCTAATAGCGGTGGCGCGTTTTGGTGCAAAGGTCGCATTCAGCGAGGGATATAGAGAACGCGTCAATAAGTGCCGCGCGCTGGTAGATCAATTTGTCAGCGAAAAAAGGCGCATGTACGGCATCACAACGGGGCTTGGTGAGAACGTGAAACGCGCCATTCCCGAGGAAGCGGCCATCCGTTACCAGAAAAACACCATGCTGACGCACTGCACCTCGGTCGGAGAACCTATGGAAGAAGAGCTGGTGCGCGGAATGCTCTTCATGATGCTGGCAAATGTAGGTACCGGCGTCTCCGGCGCGCGTATGAAGGCGCTTGAAACGATTGCCGCACTGCTGAACAAAGGCGTCACGCCGTGGGTACCGATACACGGCTCAGTAGGTTATCTTGACGCGGAGGCGCACGCCGCTCTTGTTTTCACAGGAGCGGGCAGAGCCTACTATAACGGCGAGTTGCT
This genomic window contains:
- a CDS encoding sodium:solute symporter family protein, which translates into the protein TSVCMVFPDIYTGVGGMAGIRAATASDPNFTSPIAGMSFTKALMLIILCINVYADPSFYQRFSASNTAKTGRRAMLTCFCLWLIFDAVTNIAGMAVRVQYPGAQPELSYVKMVLSHLPVGIRAFFIIGLFGAIISTLDSYYLIGGTTLAKDIYARIFDQEKISDKKLVNLSRIGSAMLGIIGLCLAFRFTLVYDAFVFLISLWMSTGFVPVLMALMYEGKKTKAAGLLSMAAGGLSFAWLSLWPVTISQSFGSLEPILVSLPLSFIFWLVGSRIGEDTGYDHKSVRC